The Lacrimispora xylanolytica genome has a segment encoding these proteins:
- a CDS encoding IspD/TarI family cytidylyltransferase, translating to MMNIAIIFAGGIGIRMNNIEKPKQFLEIYEKPIIIRTLEKFEHCSDVDGIIIACVKEWIDYLQDLLLRYNFKKVVSVIPGGKTGQLSIYNGLCEARNLYSGKDTIVLIHDGVRPMIDENLITKNIHSVKAHGSAITTCTVKETVLIVNKNNKIENVPTRELSRMAKAPQSFYLKDIIEVHEMALKEGCNDFIDSCSIMNYYGKETYLVDGPSENIKVTTPDDFYMLRAMLESQENKQFIF from the coding sequence ATGATGAACATAGCTATTATTTTTGCTGGTGGAATTGGTATACGTATGAATAATATTGAGAAGCCGAAACAGTTTCTCGAAATTTATGAAAAACCTATTATAATAAGAACTCTAGAAAAGTTTGAACATTGTTCTGATGTTGATGGTATCATAATAGCATGCGTAAAAGAGTGGATTGATTATTTGCAAGATTTATTATTACGATATAATTTTAAAAAAGTAGTATCTGTTATACCAGGGGGAAAAACAGGACAACTATCTATTTATAATGGCCTATGCGAAGCGCGTAATTTATATTCTGGTAAAGATACTATTGTATTGATACATGATGGTGTAAGGCCGATGATAGATGAAAATTTGATTACTAAAAATATTCACAGTGTAAAAGCGCATGGATCTGCTATTACAACTTGTACAGTAAAAGAAACAGTATTGATTGTAAACAAAAATAATAAAATCGAAAATGTACCTACACGAGAATTATCAAGAATGGCAAAAGCCCCACAGAGTTTTTACTTGAAGGATATTATAGAAGTTCATGAAATGGCTCTTAAAGAGGGGTGTAATGATTTTATAGATTCCTGTTCAATAATGAATTATTATGGCAAAGAAACTTATTTAGTAGATGGACCATCTGAGAATATTAAAGTAACAACACCTGATGATTTTTATATGCTAAGAGCCATGCTTGAATCACAAGAAAACAAACAATTTATATTTTGA
- a CDS encoding glycerophosphodiester phosphodiesterase family protein, giving the protein MYPENTLLAFSKAKSINKLTGIELDIQMSKDGHMVVFHDERVDRVTNGIGEVRLHSLSDLKKLRIRAENGIEERIPTIEEVLDLLEPSFEKGLKLNIELKNSDCPYDGMEEKIIDLIHTRDVQNYIIYSSFSAISLEKIKKIDPLAETGILDRKVSDCLFKLRGGCGATALHPHWKDIDLEIDKLKGYNVRAWFTGHLYPEKPTGVKLNLEDLESKGITDVFLNEPEIYL; this is encoded by the coding sequence ATGTATCCAGAAAATACATTGCTGGCCTTTTCTAAAGCTAAAAGTATAAATAAACTTACAGGTATTGAGTTGGACATTCAAATGTCTAAGGATGGTCATATGGTTGTATTTCACGATGAACGAGTTGATCGAGTGACGAATGGTATTGGTGAAGTACGGCTGCATTCACTATCAGATTTAAAAAAATTAAGAATAAGAGCAGAAAATGGGATAGAAGAGAGAATACCTACGATAGAAGAAGTATTAGATTTGTTGGAACCAAGTTTTGAAAAAGGATTGAAATTAAATATTGAATTAAAAAATTCAGATTGCCCTTATGATGGCATGGAAGAGAAAATTATTGATTTAATTCATACAAGAGATGTACAAAATTATATTATATATTCCTCTTTTAGCGCAATATCATTAGAAAAAATAAAAAAAATTGATCCTTTAGCAGAGACTGGCATTCTGGATAGAAAGGTATCCGATTGTCTTTTTAAATTGAGAGGTGGCTGTGGAGCTACAGCACTTCATCCACATTGGAAAGATATAGATTTGGAAATTGATAAATTAAAAGGCTATAATGTAAGAGCATGGTTTACTGGCCATTTATATCCTGAAAAGCCAACAGGAGTAAAACTGAATTTAGAGGACCTTGAAAGTAAAGGGATAACGGACGTTTTTTTAAACGAGCCTGAGATTTACTTGTAG
- a CDS encoding Gfo/Idh/MocA family oxidoreductase gives MTRVITYGSFDLFHEGHYKLLERAKALGDYLIVGVTTEQYDESRGKLNVVDSIIDRIENVKKTGFADKIIVEDHIGQKVEDIHKYSIDIFTIGSDWTGEFDYLNDFCKVIYLDRTKEISSTLLRKQKYPIIKLGIVGTGRIASRFVPEAKFVSGIEAISAFNPHKDSAKRFADRFGIQAYWESFKDFLKPLDAVYIASLHQTHFEYAKAALSFGKHVLCEKPMALSKNQALELFAIAKENDCLLMEAIKTAYCPGFNQLLGVARSGIIGNIVDVEACFTRIADPDTRESRDPNFGGGFLEFGNHTMLPIFKLLGTQYKDVSFNSIKNENGIDLYTKASFVFEKGMALSKTGVAVKSEGQLIIAGTKGYILAESPWWLTKSFEVRFENASKKEQYTAKFLGDGLRYELSEFVSLIHNGERKSYKFTEEESIAMARVIEKFLMLR, from the coding sequence ATGACAAGAGTAATTACATATGGTTCTTTTGATTTATTTCATGAAGGACACTATAAATTGCTTGAGAGAGCAAAAGCGTTAGGAGATTATTTGATTGTGGGGGTCACTACCGAACAATATGATGAATCCCGTGGAAAATTAAATGTTGTAGACTCTATTATAGATCGAATTGAGAATGTAAAAAAAACTGGGTTTGCTGATAAGATAATTGTGGAAGATCATATTGGACAGAAGGTGGAGGATATTCATAAATACAGCATAGATATTTTTACCATAGGATCAGACTGGACGGGTGAATTTGATTACCTGAACGACTTCTGCAAAGTAATATACCTAGATAGAACAAAAGAAATTTCCAGTACATTGTTAAGAAAACAAAAGTATCCTATCATAAAATTGGGAATAGTAGGAACCGGCCGTATTGCATCTCGATTTGTGCCTGAAGCAAAGTTTGTCAGTGGTATTGAAGCAATCAGTGCCTTTAATCCACATAAAGACAGCGCAAAAAGATTTGCGGATCGTTTTGGAATTCAAGCATACTGGGAAAGTTTCAAAGACTTTTTAAAACCGTTAGATGCAGTATATATAGCATCTTTACATCAAACTCATTTTGAATATGCAAAGGCAGCTTTAAGTTTTGGAAAGCATGTTCTGTGTGAAAAACCCATGGCTTTGTCAAAAAATCAGGCTCTGGAATTATTTGCAATTGCAAAAGAAAATGATTGCCTGCTCATGGAAGCTATCAAGACGGCATATTGCCCAGGTTTTAATCAGCTTTTGGGAGTTGCACGAAGTGGTATAATCGGAAATATTGTTGATGTAGAAGCATGTTTCACCAGGATTGCAGATCCGGATACGAGAGAAAGTAGGGATCCTAATTTTGGAGGGGGATTTCTTGAATTTGGGAATCATACCATGCTTCCCATTTTTAAGCTGTTAGGAACTCAATATAAAGATGTTAGTTTTAATAGTATTAAAAATGAAAACGGTATCGATCTGTATACAAAAGCTTCTTTTGTCTTTGAAAAAGGAATGGCGTTATCTAAAACTGGTGTTGCTGTAAAGTCAGAAGGGCAATTAATTATAGCAGGAACAAAAGGATATATACTAGCAGAATCGCCATGGTGGCTGACAAAATCCTTTGAAGTTCGCTTTGAGAACGCTTCTAAAAAGGAACAGTATACTGCAAAGTTTTTAGGTGATGGATTGCGTTATGAATTAAGTGAATTTGTGTCTCTCATTCATAATGGTGAAAGGAAATCTTATAAATTTACAGAAGAAGAGTCAATTGCAATGGCCAGAGTTATAGAGAAGTTTCTAATGCTAAGATAA
- a CDS encoding CDP-glycerol glycerophosphotransferase family protein has product MQEKVYLIYRNFKGLVTSIVFLMFRVFPIKKNKIVFCNLEGKGGYGCNPKYIAEELILRLKEDGNFKLFWIADDLTKTFPKEINVTSNKFFSRVYHLCTAEIWIDNSRKHLGTLKRKNQIYIQTWHGAIGFKPVGKLRKGEFPHIAYKVSKNDSKMINYFLSNSEWCTSICENGFLYSGNVIKTGSPRCDILINRKKDQYEKIRDKYQLPTNAKIVMYAPTFRGGSQKALRKVSMKNVNIDFKTLISTLEEGNNEEWFVFIRLHPQIKDCFKEYNVGEHCEKVIDVTLEDDMYELLAGVDTLITDYSSVGFDASFMKLPVFIYADDLEKYSLERGELLWDLDSLPFPVSTSNEELINNIKTYNQKKYEERLSGFFEQVGLLEDGNASKRVVNLIERLTK; this is encoded by the coding sequence ATGCAAGAAAAGGTATATTTAATTTATAGAAATTTTAAAGGATTGGTTACATCTATTGTTTTTTTGATGTTTAGAGTTTTTCCAATAAAAAAAAATAAGATAGTATTTTGTAATCTAGAAGGGAAAGGTGGGTATGGGTGTAATCCCAAGTATATTGCTGAAGAATTAATATTACGTCTAAAAGAAGATGGCAATTTCAAGCTGTTCTGGATTGCAGATGATTTGACAAAAACATTTCCTAAAGAAATTAATGTTACTTCTAATAAATTTTTTAGTAGGGTATATCATTTATGTACAGCAGAGATTTGGATAGACAATAGTAGGAAACATTTAGGCACTTTAAAACGTAAAAATCAAATATATATACAAACATGGCATGGGGCGATCGGCTTTAAACCAGTAGGCAAGCTAAGAAAAGGTGAGTTTCCACACATAGCATATAAAGTTAGTAAGAATGATTCAAAAATGATCAACTATTTTCTTTCTAATTCAGAATGGTGCACAAGCATATGCGAAAATGGGTTTTTATATAGTGGCAATGTTATAAAAACAGGATCCCCCAGATGTGATATTCTTATAAATCGAAAGAAAGATCAATATGAAAAAATTCGTGATAAATATCAATTGCCGACTAATGCTAAAATAGTTATGTATGCACCTACATTTAGAGGCGGAAGTCAAAAGGCTCTACGAAAAGTTAGTATGAAGAATGTAAATATAGATTTTAAAACACTGATAAGTACGCTGGAAGAAGGAAATAATGAGGAGTGGTTTGTTTTTATTAGATTACACCCACAGATAAAAGATTGCTTTAAAGAGTATAATGTAGGTGAGCATTGTGAGAAGGTAATTGATGTTACTTTGGAAGACGATATGTATGAACTATTAGCAGGAGTGGATACTCTAATTACTGATTATTCAAGTGTTGGTTTTGATGCATCATTTATGAAATTACCAGTATTCATATATGCAGATGATCTTGAAAAATACTCTTTAGAAAGAGGAGAATTATTATGGGATTTGGATTCTTTACCATTTCCTGTATCAACCAGTAATGAGGAACTTATAAATAATATAAAGACATATAATCAAAAAAAATATGAGGAAAGACTGAGTGGATTTTTTGAACAGGTCGGTTTATTGGAAGATGGAAATGCTAGCAAGAGAGTTGTGAATTTAATCGAGAGGTTAACTAAATGA
- a CDS encoding NAD-dependent epimerase/dehydratase family protein has product MINHEALIEKLSNKTILLTGASGTVGRNIISLINKYNIENSAHITIFACVRNEKKIIPFIMDKDFIRLYPGDILDKYYWSTIDTSVDYIIHCAANTNSKFMITNPVETLDGIVIGTKNVLEFALRCNIMGILYVSSMEIYGDLPFLDRKVSENDIGKIDILAERSSYPLGKRLAENYCYCYYKEFGLPIKIVRLAQTFGKGITEEDNRVYVQFAKSAISGCDIILHTGGESMGNYVDSEEAVQAMLLVLLMGKTGEAYNVVNEDNSMSIKEMAEMVANKIASSRIEVRYDISDNHGYSKIKGARLSARKVEELGWKATISLEEMYRKTIEEIGEL; this is encoded by the coding sequence ATGATAAATCATGAGGCTTTAATTGAAAAGTTATCTAATAAAACAATATTACTTACTGGTGCATCTGGAACAGTTGGTAGAAATATAATAAGCTTAATTAATAAATACAATATAGAGAATAGTGCTCATATAACAATTTTTGCTTGTGTAAGGAATGAGAAGAAGATAATCCCTTTCATTATGGACAAAGATTTTATTAGATTATATCCAGGAGATATTCTTGATAAATACTATTGGTCAACTATTGACACGTCTGTAGATTATATTATTCATTGTGCTGCTAATACCAATTCAAAATTCATGATTACTAATCCAGTGGAAACTTTGGATGGAATAGTCATAGGTACAAAAAATGTATTGGAGTTCGCACTTAGGTGTAATATTATGGGTATTCTTTATGTCTCTTCAATGGAGATTTATGGAGATTTACCTTTCTTAGACAGAAAAGTGTCAGAAAACGATATAGGAAAGATAGATATTTTAGCAGAAAGAAGTAGTTACCCGCTTGGTAAAAGATTAGCTGAAAATTATTGTTATTGCTATTATAAAGAGTTTGGTTTACCAATCAAAATCGTGCGTCTAGCACAAACATTTGGAAAAGGTATTACTGAAGAGGATAATCGAGTATATGTACAATTTGCAAAATCTGCAATAAGTGGATGTGATATTATTCTTCATACAGGGGGTGAGTCTATGGGTAATTATGTTGATTCAGAAGAGGCAGTACAGGCGATGCTCCTAGTACTCCTAATGGGGAAAACGGGAGAAGCATATAATGTAGTAAATGAAGATAATTCTATGAGTATAAAAGAAATGGCAGAAATGGTAGCAAATAAAATTGCATCTTCTCGAATAGAAGTTCGTTACGATATAAGTGATAATCATGGTTACTCAAAAATTAAAGGAGCTAGATTATCGGCAAGAAAAGTTGAAGAACTAGGTTGGAAAGCTACAATAAGTTTAGAAGAGATGTATAGAAAAACAATTGAGGAAATAGGTGAATTA